A single genomic interval of Asinibacterium sp. OR53 harbors:
- a CDS encoding DUF2723 domain-containing protein: MQFKRINNMVGWVVCAIACAVYILTAEAGGSFWDCGEFVSSCFKVQIPHPPGAPLFVILGRLFIILFGNNPMGAAKAVNIMNALASGFTILFLFWTITHFARRIMNVKTSDVITGSQAWAIMGAGMVGAFAYTFTDSFWYSAVEGEVYALSSFFTAIVFWAILKWENHADEPGADRWIVFICYMMGLSIGVHLLNLLTIPAIVMVYYFRRRPSFNYKLIRTWFIRLSLIGGVLAFILALIAANGEASEERGIGMDGTMAGLVVLGVGAAIGLLLLAERYKKDKKEYYGGIYIFFVLGCVITGLVQVGVIQYSVKMAGTFDRWFVNGMGLPFFYGFAFFFILLAVVLWYGFRFAAKKGWTYLRLGLWCLSFMLMGYSTYVTTMIRSNADPAIDMYNVDNPISLVGYLGRDQYGDFPLVYGQKFTADLKDVKNTGMRYEKARNKYIEVGPDKKYVYAPEDKMVFPRVWDASNEQNHADYYAAFLGIGRMKDGSYERPPNQVDNVKFFIGYQSYWMYFRYFMWNFAGKQNDNQGLFTGNVRDGNWITGIPFVDRIFYGDQSAMPDSLKNNKSNNKLFALPLILGLIGLFYHFKKRGDDAVTNFLMFFFTGFAIVIYLNQAGFQPRERDYAYVGSFYAFAVWVGLGVLKVRDWLSKAASQATASILATLICLLAVPVVMAQQEWDDHDRSQKQLARDLAKDYLESCAPNAILFTFGDNDTYPLWYAQEVEGIRPDIRVINYSLLGIDWYINQLRYKVNQSNPIDVVWTPEQIEGDKRNYILYRPKPGIPEDRFYDLYDMMKNYVGNDDPAKMEDRGGGESVNTYPVKKMSVAVNRDYVLKNATVNATDSVVSEMRFEIPKNALMKNDLAVLNVIAANKWNRPIYFTQPSVELGFDQYLRRDGLSFRLVPVIGSRVNTDWMLDKALHKFAFGNAQIKGVYYDEENRRHLNTIRTAYAELGNDLANKGRKEDARKVLNLADKMMDPANFDYGMTSRGNMHNRNSLLFLESCYLAGDSALAQKVSASVKKDLQQQLRYYNSLSGTMADNLADERRFADNYLQALQQMQAMYNPASTLKGLTPADSSKK; this comes from the coding sequence ATGCAGTTTAAGAGAATTAACAACATGGTGGGATGGGTAGTCTGTGCCATCGCCTGCGCCGTGTATATTTTAACCGCAGAAGCAGGAGGCAGCTTCTGGGATTGCGGTGAATTTGTGAGCAGTTGTTTCAAGGTGCAGATACCGCACCCACCCGGGGCGCCTTTGTTTGTGATATTGGGCCGCCTGTTCATCATCCTTTTTGGTAATAACCCCATGGGGGCTGCCAAAGCGGTGAACATAATGAACGCGCTGGCCAGTGGTTTTACCATCCTGTTCCTTTTCTGGACCATCACGCATTTTGCGCGTCGCATCATGAATGTGAAGACCAGTGATGTGATCACCGGCTCGCAGGCCTGGGCCATCATGGGTGCCGGTATGGTAGGCGCTTTTGCATACACTTTTACCGATTCGTTCTGGTACAGTGCGGTGGAAGGCGAGGTATATGCTTTGTCGTCTTTCTTTACAGCTATTGTGTTTTGGGCCATCCTCAAATGGGAGAACCATGCCGATGAGCCCGGCGCCGATCGCTGGATCGTTTTTATCTGTTACATGATGGGATTGTCTATCGGCGTTCACCTGTTGAACCTGCTTACGATCCCCGCCATTGTAATGGTGTATTATTTCCGCAGAAGACCTTCTTTCAACTATAAATTGATTCGCACCTGGTTCATCAGGTTATCCCTGATTGGCGGTGTGTTGGCTTTCATCCTGGCTTTGATTGCTGCCAATGGCGAAGCGAGTGAAGAGCGTGGTATTGGTATGGATGGAACGATGGCAGGATTGGTTGTGCTGGGCGTTGGTGCGGCCATCGGACTCCTGCTGCTGGCAGAGCGATATAAAAAAGACAAGAAAGAATACTATGGAGGTATCTATATCTTTTTTGTATTGGGATGTGTGATCACCGGCCTGGTGCAGGTAGGGGTGATCCAGTATTCCGTTAAAATGGCCGGCACATTCGACCGCTGGTTCGTGAACGGTATGGGATTGCCTTTCTTCTACGGTTTCGCTTTCTTTTTCATTCTCCTCGCAGTGGTGCTCTGGTATGGATTCCGGTTCGCTGCTAAAAAAGGCTGGACTTACCTGCGCCTTGGATTATGGTGTTTGTCTTTCATGCTCATGGGATATAGTACGTATGTAACCACCATGATCCGCAGTAATGCCGATCCGGCCATTGATATGTACAATGTAGACAATCCCATCAGCCTGGTAGGTTACCTGGGTCGTGACCAGTATGGAGATTTTCCATTGGTATACGGACAGAAATTCACTGCCGATCTGAAGGACGTGAAGAATACCGGCATGCGTTATGAAAAAGCGAGGAACAAGTATATTGAAGTAGGTCCGGATAAAAAATACGTTTACGCACCCGAAGACAAAATGGTGTTTCCCCGCGTATGGGATGCGAGCAATGAACAGAACCATGCCGATTATTATGCAGCTTTCCTGGGCATCGGCAGGATGAAAGACGGTTCTTATGAGCGGCCGCCGAACCAGGTAGACAATGTGAAGTTCTTCATTGGCTACCAATCGTACTGGATGTATTTCCGCTATTTCATGTGGAATTTTGCGGGCAAACAAAATGATAATCAGGGATTGTTCACCGGCAATGTAAGGGATGGTAACTGGATTACCGGTATTCCTTTTGTTGACAGGATATTCTATGGCGATCAGAGCGCCATGCCCGATAGCCTCAAGAATAATAAATCGAACAACAAACTGTTCGCATTACCATTGATACTTGGCTTGATAGGCTTGTTCTATCATTTCAAAAAGCGTGGCGATGATGCGGTGACGAATTTCTTGATGTTTTTCTTCACCGGCTTTGCCATTGTAATTTATTTGAACCAGGCAGGCTTCCAGCCACGTGAGCGTGACTATGCTTATGTGGGCAGCTTCTATGCTTTTGCAGTATGGGTAGGATTGGGTGTATTGAAAGTGCGCGACTGGCTGAGCAAAGCGGCATCACAAGCTACCGCTTCGATCCTGGCCACCCTTATCTGTTTGCTGGCAGTACCGGTAGTGATGGCACAGCAGGAGTGGGACGACCACGACCGTAGCCAGAAACAATTAGCGCGCGACCTGGCCAAAGATTATCTCGAAAGCTGCGCACCCAATGCCATCCTCTTTACATTCGGCGATAACGATACTTACCCGCTGTGGTACGCACAGGAAGTGGAAGGTATCCGACCCGATATACGCGTGATCAACTATAGCCTGTTGGGTATCGACTGGTACATCAATCAACTGCGTTATAAAGTGAACCAGAGCAATCCTATCGATGTAGTATGGACGCCTGAACAGATAGAAGGTGATAAACGGAATTATATCCTCTATCGCCCCAAACCCGGCATCCCCGAAGATCGTTTTTATGATCTGTATGATATGATGAAGAATTATGTCGGTAACGATGACCCTGCGAAGATGGAAGACAGAGGAGGTGGAGAAAGCGTTAATACCTATCCTGTAAAGAAAATGTCGGTAGCGGTAAACAGGGACTATGTGCTGAAGAATGCAACCGTTAACGCAACGGACAGTGTAGTGTCTGAAATGCGTTTTGAAATACCCAAAAATGCGTTGATGAAGAACGACCTGGCAGTACTGAATGTGATCGCTGCCAACAAATGGAACAGGCCAATTTATTTCACCCAGCCATCGGTAGAGCTTGGATTCGACCAGTATCTCCGCCGCGACGGACTCAGCTTCAGGCTGGTGCCTGTGATAGGCAGCCGTGTGAATACAGATTGGATGTTGGATAAGGCCCTGCATAAATTCGCTTTCGGCAATGCGCAGATCAAAGGCGTGTATTATGATGAAGAGAATCGCAGGCACCTGAATACCATCCGTACGGCTTATGCGGAGCTGGGCAATGATCTCGCCAACAAAGGGCGCAAGGAAGATGCGCGTAAAGTGCTGAACCTGGCCGATAAGATGATGGACCCTGCCAATTTCGATTATGGCATGACCAGCAGGGGCAATATGCACAACCGCAATTCGCTGTTGTTCCTGGAATCCTGTTATCTCGCCGGCGATTCGGCCTTGGCGCAGAAAGTATCTGCTTCGGTGAAAAAAGACCTGCAACAGCAACTCCGTTATTATAATTCACTCAGTGGTACCATGGCAGATAACCTGGCTGATGAAAGGAGGTTTGCTGATAATTACCTGCAGGCATTGCAGCAGATGCAGGCGATGTACAATCCTGCTTCAACACTGAAGGGGTTAACGCCTGCGGACAGCAGTAAAAAATAA
- a CDS encoding gliding motility-associated C-terminal domain-containing protein produces the protein MKAVQSFLWGCLLLLISVGGHAQSDTSFWFAAPAVTPGHSDTPIVVRLSSYAQAADIIISQPANPSFQPYHIHLNPYAATTVDLTGQLEIIENKPANTVLNYGIRISATAKISAYYEVEGKRGTTYYNPEIFSLKGAISKGLQFMIPGQTRFPNGSYTPQPRNGFVIVATEDNTSVDISLTNPDMAGHSPGQVFTIVLNKGQTYAVVAAGIAGSLHLAGSSVKATKPVCVTIYDDSIGPLTGCRDLVGDQLIPENSNGKEFIIVRGMLTVDGTVGDYYYILATTDGTTITINGTIAATINRGQIYEGLLTDPSAYIVTSNPVYLYQLTGTGCEMATANLPSIKCTGSQLVTFVRSANTPFYLNILCRNTETGSFLLNGQAGIITANLFNAVPSTNGQWMAARISVANLGNIDNLITPGVPTVVSNTSGLFHLGFLNGASGSVFGYFSNYGSINLSPVVNSAQCVGNDIQLSSTLISNTTYQWRGPNHFTSNQYNPVISNPTAVNSGTYYVTASQQACGNFTDSITVTVHPVPTVTLKGSDTICYGASKMLTLQLTGSPPWSLLYSDGTGTDTLTHITASLYTFPVTPGVTTRYVIKSVTDTNACIMNKGGNPADTVVTVAVRPQPKAGFTATPDTVCQDGTIAFKGQGNGSGGHAVKWVWDLANGTVAAEQNPWKRFTDSGRFAIRYYFFNALGCSSDTVSKDVMVFPNPHLVLDPSISVLEGETVMLKPRFYYGQSLRFQWTPATYLSSDTVASPQLMPTGNITYTLKLTGSGGCSVSDTVFIRLLKHLKVPNAFSPNGDGINDTWQIRYLDTYPGVMVQVFNRYGQVVFSSTGYATPWDGTMNGKPLPVGTYYYIINPKSGRQVISGSVTILR, from the coding sequence ATGAAAGCAGTACAGTCTTTTTTGTGGGGATGCCTATTACTTCTTATTTCTGTTGGTGGCCATGCACAATCAGACACTTCTTTTTGGTTTGCGGCGCCTGCCGTTACACCCGGGCATTCCGATACGCCCATCGTTGTAAGGTTATCCAGCTATGCACAAGCTGCGGATATCATCATTAGCCAACCTGCCAACCCTTCTTTTCAACCCTACCATATTCACCTCAACCCCTATGCCGCTACAACAGTTGACCTTACCGGTCAGTTAGAGATCATTGAAAACAAACCCGCTAATACCGTGCTGAACTACGGCATCCGAATCAGTGCTACGGCTAAGATATCTGCCTATTATGAAGTAGAGGGAAAAAGAGGAACGACGTACTATAATCCCGAGATCTTTTCTTTGAAAGGAGCGATCAGTAAGGGGCTGCAATTCATGATACCCGGACAAACTCGTTTTCCCAATGGCTCCTATACGCCGCAACCCAGGAACGGATTTGTGATTGTGGCAACAGAAGACAATACTTCAGTTGATATTTCATTAACGAATCCGGACATGGCAGGGCACTCGCCGGGCCAGGTGTTTACCATTGTTTTAAACAAGGGACAAACCTATGCGGTAGTGGCAGCGGGCATTGCAGGTAGTCTTCATCTTGCGGGAAGCAGTGTAAAAGCAACCAAACCTGTATGTGTTACTATTTATGATGACTCCATTGGCCCGCTAACAGGATGTCGCGACCTGGTGGGAGACCAGCTCATACCGGAAAACAGTAATGGAAAGGAGTTCATCATTGTACGGGGTATGTTGACAGTCGATGGTACTGTGGGCGATTATTATTATATCCTGGCTACTACAGATGGCACAACGATTACGATAAATGGCACTATTGCCGCCACCATCAATCGCGGACAAATTTACGAAGGGCTGTTAACGGACCCCTCGGCTTATATTGTTACCAGCAACCCGGTTTATTTATACCAGTTAACAGGAACCGGCTGTGAAATGGCTACTGCCAACCTGCCCAGCATCAAATGCACGGGCTCACAATTGGTCACTTTTGTACGGTCTGCCAATACACCCTTTTACCTGAACATCCTTTGCAGGAATACAGAGACAGGTAGTTTTTTGTTGAATGGCCAGGCAGGCATCATTACTGCAAACCTTTTTAATGCAGTACCCAGCACCAATGGTCAATGGATGGCTGCAAGAATATCCGTGGCCAACCTGGGCAATATCGATAACCTGATTACACCCGGTGTACCCACCGTGGTTTCCAACACATCCGGCTTATTCCACCTGGGCTTCCTGAATGGTGCTTCGGGCAGTGTGTTCGGTTATTTTTCCAATTATGGTAGTATTAATTTATCGCCGGTTGTGAACAGTGCACAATGCGTGGGCAACGATATCCAACTGTCATCCACCCTCATATCCAATACCACTTACCAGTGGAGAGGTCCCAATCATTTTACCAGCAATCAATACAACCCGGTGATCAGCAACCCCACTGCTGTGAATTCCGGAACCTATTATGTAACAGCCAGTCAGCAAGCCTGCGGCAATTTTACAGACAGCATAACGGTAACCGTACACCCTGTTCCTACGGTTACATTAAAAGGAAGCGATACGATTTGTTATGGCGCCAGTAAAATGCTAACCCTGCAACTAACGGGCAGCCCGCCCTGGAGCCTTTTGTATTCAGATGGTACCGGCACAGATACGCTTACCCATATTACGGCGTCTCTTTATACTTTCCCGGTTACTCCCGGTGTTACCACCAGGTATGTTATCAAAAGCGTTACCGATACCAATGCCTGTATCATGAACAAGGGAGGCAACCCAGCCGATACAGTTGTTACTGTTGCCGTGAGGCCGCAACCCAAAGCCGGTTTTACCGCTACACCCGATACGGTTTGCCAGGATGGTACCATTGCATTCAAAGGCCAGGGGAATGGTTCGGGAGGCCATGCAGTAAAATGGGTGTGGGATCTTGCAAATGGAACTGTTGCTGCCGAGCAGAACCCGTGGAAACGGTTCACGGATTCCGGCAGGTTTGCGATCAGGTATTATTTTTTCAATGCGCTGGGTTGTTCCAGTGATACTGTTTCGAAGGACGTGATGGTATTCCCCAACCCCCACCTGGTACTCGATCCATCGATCAGCGTACTGGAAGGCGAGACGGTCATGCTCAAACCCAGGTTCTATTATGGGCAATCGCTGCGCTTTCAATGGACGCCGGCTACTTATCTAAGCAGTGATACCGTTGCAAGTCCGCAATTGATGCCCACAGGCAATATTACCTATACGCTGAAATTGACGGGATCCGGTGGCTGTTCTGTAAGTGATACGGTTTTTATCAGGTTGCTGAAACACCTTAAAGTGCCCAATGCTTTTTCTCCCAATGGAGATGGCATCAATGATACCTGGCAGATCAGGTACCTTGATACCTATCCGGGGGTAATGGTACAGGTATTCAACCGTTACGGGCAGGTGGTTTTCAGCTCTACAGGATATGCGACTCCCTGGGATGGCACGATGAACGGAAAACCACTGCCGGTAGGCACGTATTATTATATCATCAACCCGAAAAGCGGCAGGCAGGTGATCAGCGGATCGGTAACCATCCTTAGATAG
- a CDS encoding DUF4258 domain-containing protein: MNSRRTVPLLLAIILIGFLLSNRHCNKHTPVVPASPPAATAPSPSEPTGTTIQDEGLNRNPSRMHYTRHVRCRMGCRHIDEAEILQILKNGTINYRKSELEGEPCRHKYAVEGNTSDNQRLRVIFAPCGDEMTVVTCIDLDREWPCDCPGDHH; the protein is encoded by the coding sequence ATGAACTCCCGGAGAACAGTCCCTCTTTTATTGGCCATTATACTGATCGGATTCCTGCTTTCGAATCGCCATTGCAATAAACATACGCCTGTAGTGCCGGCCAGTCCGCCCGCGGCAACAGCTCCTTCACCCAGCGAGCCAACAGGTACAACGATCCAGGATGAAGGGTTGAACCGGAACCCTTCCCGCATGCACTATACCAGGCATGTTCGCTGTAGAATGGGTTGCCGGCATATAGATGAGGCAGAGATTTTACAAATACTCAAAAACGGAACCATCAACTACCGGAAAAGCGAACTGGAAGGTGAGCCCTGCCGGCATAAATATGCGGTGGAAGGTAATACCAGCGACAACCAGCGTTTGCGCGTGATATTCGCCCCCTGCGGGGATGAGATGACCGTGGTTACCTGCATCGACCTCGATAGGGAATGGCCCTGCGATTGCCCCGGTGATCATCATTGA
- a CDS encoding UpxY family transcription antiterminator, with translation MTEQSKKWFALYTKPRWEKKIDALLLKKGIESWCPLQKVERQWSDRKKVIEDPLFKSYVFVRIADTERTKVLATDGILNFVYYLGRPAVIRDEEVATIKKYLAEKDASISVLSEQGFMDEMKIKVNYGVFMGNEGTVIRGGKKKVFVKLQSLGQVMVVEFPAEYLSVV, from the coding sequence ATGACAGAGCAGAGCAAAAAATGGTTTGCCCTTTATACTAAGCCACGCTGGGAAAAAAAAATCGATGCACTGTTGTTGAAAAAGGGCATCGAAAGCTGGTGCCCTTTACAGAAGGTAGAACGGCAGTGGAGCGACCGTAAAAAAGTGATTGAAGACCCGCTTTTCAAATCCTATGTCTTTGTTCGGATAGCTGATACCGAAAGAACAAAAGTGCTCGCTACAGACGGTATCCTGAATTTTGTTTATTACCTGGGCCGGCCGGCCGTGATCCGTGATGAAGAAGTAGCTACCATCAAAAAATACCTTGCAGAAAAAGATGCCAGCATCTCTGTATTATCCGAACAGGGGTTCATGGATGAAATGAAGATCAAAGTGAACTACGGCGTATTCATGGGCAATGAAGGAACCGTGATCAGGGGTGGAAAGAAAAAAGTGTTTGTGAAGCTGCAAAGCCTGGGGCAGGTGATGGTGGTGGAGTTTCCGGCGGAATACCTGTCTGTGGTATAA
- the mtaB gene encoding tRNA (N(6)-L-threonylcarbamoyladenosine(37)-C(2))-methylthiotransferase MtaB, protein MEKKRSVAFHTLGCKLNFSETSTLSRLMESEGFEKKEFDDLADVYVINTCSVTDNADKECRQLVRRIQRKSPESFVVITGCYAQLKPKEIASIPGVDLVLGAAEKFNIAQHINELAKGNDAKVCSCDIEEVSGFNASFSQNDRTRTFLKVQDGCDYTCSFCTIPMARGKSRSDSIANVVKHATQLAADGVKEIVLTGVNLGDFGKGPDGGRHEEDFFSLVQKLDKVAGIERYRISSIEPNLLTNDIIVFVANSNKFMPHFHIPLQSGSNEILGLMRRRYRRELYAERVGLIKTLMPHCAIGVDVIVGFPGETDKHFQETFDFLHELDVSYLHVFTYSERDHTKALEIQPVVPIPVRNERNKTLRNLSYMKLQYFTQQQSGQTRKVLFEGFDKHGMMEGYTDNYIRVSTPYRGEWANQIIDWELR, encoded by the coding sequence ATGGAAAAGAAGCGTTCGGTAGCCTTTCACACTTTGGGTTGTAAATTGAACTTTTCCGAGACCTCCACCCTTTCCCGGCTAATGGAAAGTGAAGGTTTCGAGAAAAAGGAATTTGACGACCTGGCCGACGTGTATGTGATCAATACCTGTTCCGTTACCGACAATGCCGATAAAGAGTGCCGCCAACTGGTACGCCGCATCCAGCGCAAGTCGCCCGAGAGTTTTGTGGTGATCACCGGCTGCTATGCCCAGCTCAAACCAAAAGAGATCGCTTCTATTCCGGGGGTTGACCTGGTATTGGGCGCCGCAGAAAAATTCAACATCGCCCAACACATCAATGAACTGGCCAAAGGCAACGATGCCAAAGTATGCAGTTGCGACATTGAAGAAGTGAGTGGTTTCAATGCTTCTTTTTCCCAGAACGACAGAACCCGCACTTTCCTGAAAGTACAGGATGGATGTGATTATACCTGTTCCTTTTGTACCATTCCAATGGCAAGGGGCAAGAGCCGGAGTGACAGTATTGCCAACGTGGTAAAACATGCTACCCAACTGGCAGCCGATGGCGTTAAAGAGATCGTACTTACGGGTGTGAACCTCGGCGATTTTGGCAAGGGCCCCGATGGCGGCAGGCATGAAGAAGATTTCTTCAGTCTTGTACAGAAACTCGATAAAGTGGCCGGTATTGAGCGTTACCGTATCTCATCCATCGAACCCAACCTGCTCACCAACGATATCATTGTCTTCGTGGCCAACAGCAATAAATTCATGCCGCATTTTCATATTCCCCTGCAAAGCGGCAGTAATGAAATATTGGGATTAATGCGCAGGCGCTATCGCAGGGAACTCTATGCCGAACGCGTTGGCCTTATTAAAACGTTGATGCCGCATTGTGCCATTGGAGTGGATGTAATTGTGGGATTCCCGGGAGAAACAGATAAACATTTCCAGGAAACTTTTGATTTCCTGCACGAACTGGATGTATCGTACCTGCACGTATTTACCTACTCTGAACGCGATCATACCAAAGCACTGGAAATACAGCCGGTGGTTCCCATACCCGTTCGCAATGAAAGAAATAAAACTTTGCGAAACTTATCTTATATGAAGCTGCAATATTTTACGCAGCAGCAAAGTGGACAAACACGTAAAGTATTATTTGAAGGATTTGACAAGCATGGTATGATGGAAGGCTATACCGATAACTATATCCGTGTGAGCACGCCTTATCGCGGAGAATGGGCGAATCAGATCATTGACTGGGAACTCCGGTAA